DNA from Arthrobacter sp. PvP023:
GCTCACGGCTGCTCCCCCGCCGTATGTCTTTCGGGGAAAAGCCCCGGCGGCGCGCCGGTGCCGTCCCAGTTGAGCAGGTTCACCCGGCCGCGCAGGGTTGTTTCGCCTGGAGCCTCGCCTGAAGTTTGGCGGTCCTTCAGGGCGTTGAAGGTTTCCACCGCCACCGGAACGGGCCGGCCGCTGGCTTCGCCGAACGGGGAGGAATCCTGCATGCCGGGGCCGCCGCCGAAGTCCAGCGAGCAGCCCATCTCCTCCAGGTCGTGGGCCTGTTCCACATGCGCTTTGGGAATGACGTAGCGTTCCTCATACTTCGCGATCGCCATCAGCCGGTACATCTCGTACATCGTCTGCCCGTCCATGCCCACGGATTCGGGGATGGAGTCGTCGGGGTCGTTGCCCAGGCTGATGCCGCGCATGAACGAACGCATGGCAGCGAGCTTCTTCAGCACCGCGGTGACCCGGTCCGCGTCCCCGGCGGTGAAAAGTTCCGCGAGGTATTCCACCGGAATGCGCAGCGCGTCAATGGCGCCGAACAGGTTGCCGGTGTCCTCGCCGTCGTGCCCCTGGTCCCGCAGGAGGTCCACCACGGGTGAGAGCGGCGGCACGTACCAGACCATCGGCATGGTCCGGTATTCGGGGTGAAGCGGCAGCGCCACCTTGTAGACCTTGGCCAGGGCGTATACCGGCGAGCGCCGGGCGGCGTCGATCCAGTCCTCGGGGATGTTCTGGGCCCGGGCCTCGGCCTGGACGGCGGGGTCGTTCGGGTCCAGCAGCACGTCCATCTGGGCGTCGTAGAGTTCTTTCGGGTCGGTGACGGCCGCCGCGGCGGTGACGGCGTCGGCGTCATACAGGAACAACCCCAGGTACCGCAGCCGGCCCACGCAGGTCTCCGAGCAGACCGTCGGCAGCCCTACCTCGACCCGCGGGTAGCAGAAGGTGCACTTCTCGGCCTTGCCCGTCTTGTGGTTGAAGTAGATCTTCTTGT
Protein-coding regions in this window:
- the narH gene encoding nitrate reductase subunit beta; amino-acid sequence: MRVMAQMGMVMNLDKCIGCHTCSVTCKQAWTNRAGTEYVWFNNVETRPGQGYPRRYEDQERWHGGWVLNKRGKLVLKAGGRVKKLLGIFASPVQPELKDYYEPWTYDYKTLVDAPLGDDFPVARPKSLITGKDTKITWSANWDDDLGGSVENGHLDPIVEKVRRESEDKIKFAYEQTFMFYLPRICEHCLNPSCMASCPSGAIYKRVEDGIVLVDQDKCRGWRQCVTGCPYKKIYFNHKTGKAEKCTFCYPRVEVGLPTVCSETCVGRLRYLGLFLYDADAVTAAAAVTDPKELYDAQMDVLLDPNDPAVQAEARAQNIPEDWIDAARRSPVYALAKVYKVALPLHPEYRTMPMVWYVPPLSPVVDLLRDQGHDGEDTGNLFGAIDALRIPVEYLAELFTAGDADRVTAVLKKLAAMRSFMRGISLGNDPDDSIPESVGMDGQTMYEMYRLMAIAKYEERYVIPKAHVEQAHDLEEMGCSLDFGGGPGMQDSSPFGEASGRPVPVAVETFNALKDRQTSGEAPGETTLRGRVNLLNWDGTGAPPGLFPERHTAGEQP